A single genomic interval of Lasioglossum baleicum unplaced genomic scaffold, iyLasBale1 scaffold2129, whole genome shotgun sequence harbors:
- the LOC143221264 gene encoding histone-lysine N-methyltransferase SETMAR-like: MVENKVHYRHLMLFFFREGKNATQAANNICADYGEDAIAERTVRKWFARFKAGNFDHEDQEGPGRPSTTDEDMIRTEIENSPRSTLRQLAGMLNKSKSTIHDHIVKLGYVNRFDVWVPHDLTEKNLLDRISICDLLHKCNEETPFLKQLWMKGEKLIIYKNVQRKRSWRKRNETPLVTPKAGLHSKKIMLCIW; encoded by the coding sequence ATGGTGGAAAATAAAGTGCATTATAGGCATTTAATGCTTTTCTTTTTCCGAGAGGGCAAAAATGCCACACAAGCGGCAAATAATATATGCGCTGATTATGGCGAAGATGCTATAGCCGAAAGAACAGTGCGGAAGTGGTTTGCTCGGTTTAAAGCTGGAAATTTCGACCATGAAGATCAAGAAGGTCCAGGTAGGCCGTCCACCACAGACGAAGATATGATTAGAACAGAAATCGAGAATAGCCCACGCTCAACATTACGTCAATTAGCAGGAAtgctaaataaatcaaaatcaaccATCCACGATCATATTGTGAAGCTTGGCTATGTAAACCGGTTTGATGTATGGGTTCCGCACGATTTAACGGAGAAAAATCTGTTGGACCGCATCTCCATTTGCGACCTGCTTCACAAGTGCAACGAGGAGACGCCATTTCTGAAGCAATTATGGATGAAGGgtgaaaaattgataatttataaaaatgttcagcgtaAAAGGTCCTGGAGAAAGCGTAATGAAACACCTTTAGTCACCCCAAAAGCCGGTCTTCATTCGAAGAAGATAATGCTCTGTATTTGGTGA